In Janthinobacterium lividum, the genomic stretch TTTTAAAGAAACGCGCCCGGTCAATTTCCGCCTGTGTGGAACCGAGCAACATGTCCATGATCTGTGTGATCCCTGGTCCGCCATCGGACTGGTACTTCTGCAGCGGCGATGTGCCTGTGGCCTGACAAAAGTCCTCTTGGGGCAAACGCACGATCCAGCTGCCGTCTTGTGCGCGTCGGCGGTCGAAACGTTCGACGACCAGCGCTTTCATACCATCAAATGTTTCTATCGTGCAGGAGGCTGTTGGTAGTCCAAAGGCCCGCATTATGTGCGAACAGAGCCATTCATTTTCGACGGAGGTGCGCATATCCGCCTGCATGTTACCCACCAATCCCATTGGCAATTTCACGATATGGGTCGTTGGGGTATTCCCAGTTGGCCGATTCCATTGGCCTTGATGCCATAAAAGGGCGGTTTTCTCCTGCGCACCGGCGATCGACAGGCGCAGATCGGTCTGGTCTTCGGCCTGGCCAAATGGGGTGTCTGCGAGCGTGTTGCGCAATAGGCGGGCGACGCCGGCTGCATCCAGTACATCACCAGTGATCGAAAATAGATCAACGGGCTGTTCATCTGGCGGGAGCAGCTGGATCGCGCCAACGCAGTCGCGCCCGACAGCCGCTAGGAGCTGATATGGCTCAATGCCTTCGGTACGGAAGTGTAGGGCCATGCGGCGGCGGATTTGGTCACTGTCGGGAAGCAGATTATCGAAGTAGTACTGCACCATGGGGCCGCGGTACGCTTCGTTGTGCGGCTTGAATGGCATCGAGAGTGAGAGCGGCCTGCTGGCGTCATCGGCTAGCCATGTATCGAAATACGTGAATGCATATTTTCCGGGCATGGCGTCCCAAAACCCCACCGGGGTGCCGTTCAACCAGACGTTGAGACGCTGAGTATGTGCTTTTCTTCCCATGGATTACCAAATCTCTTTCTTCGCGGACGGCGGGGTGATTTTTGCCGGCGCCTGTATTCCTTTGGCCTGTTTGGGGCCGTTTGGGCCGGCCTTTGTTGGGCGGGGCAGGGCAGGAGTGCTTAAGGGCGTACCTATCAAGGTGGGCGGCATGTCGTCGGGCTGATCTGGTTCGTTGCTGCCGGCTAGTACGAGTTCGACACCGAGCAGGCGCAGTACCAGGTAGAGGCGTTCCACACTAGTCGATGCGGGATTAGCTTCGATTTGCGCGTAACTTTGCTGTGTTATGCCGAGCTGTTCTGCCAGAGCTTGTTGCGTCAGGCCGGCTTGCTTGCGAAAGCTGACCAGCAGGGGGCGTATTTGCTGAAGTGTTCGGATTGGATAGCGCATGAGGTAACTCCGGCTGTATTTTTCACAGTATATACATTGTAAATACCAAATACAACCTTTGGCTTGTATATTAAATTTACAGTCCATAGACTGTAATTTTTGTTGGTGGAATGCTGTTTCTGTTGTGTATATTCGCCTCATGAAGTTATCCCCGCTTTCGGTGCACAAGCATGTGTATAACTTATTGACCTTGCCCTGAAAGGCGCAAACCGCATGGTTTGCGGACAGGTGCTGCTTTTATAGTCAGTGTCAGCCTTGCGGTATTTACTGAGCGTTTTCACCGATCTGCATGACGTCAACCTCGCACCGTTTAGCAAACATATGAATGTGTCCAACGTCGAGTATGATCAGCTGTTCACTTCAGGAGGCAGTATTCCTGATCTATTTTTACAGCGGGATACTCCGGCCAGACGGCCTCCGTCAATCGTTACCCAATATGCGAGAGCGCGGCAATTAAAGCGGCAGAAAATATTCTCAAGTGTGAGCCCAAATTAAGAAATTTCTCATGCAATCAACGGTTTGCAAAAAATGTAAACAGGCAGATAAAGCGGCAGAAAAATGTTCATTTTTTTTGCTGGGCCGACCTGATATTGCTGAGTGACCGCCGACTGCAGGAAAAACCTGCACTGCCGAAAGCATCATGTTGCCTCCGGCAAGGGGACGTCTGAATCGCCACGAGTCTTTCAGATACCTTGCCACAACGTGGCACAAATGGCGATCGAAACCTCAATTCCCGCTGCGAGAGTCAGACAGGCTCAGGGATGGCGGGCATAATTGGCTCGCTCGGGCCGGCTGGCTCGCCGGCACCCACTCCAGCGGGGGGAGTCATTGCGGCTTCCGATTCGCAGGTCATCATTTCCATGCCATTAGAGTGGGCACTATCAGAAATCGCATCGCCAGCAACCTGACCATCAGACGCCGATGCATTGACTACCGGATGGTCGCTCTGCTCAGGTTCATTTTTTTTAGGTGCAGCGGTTTTGTTGGTGTTGGCAAGAGCCGCGCTTTTCCTCTGCAGGCCAATCTTGAGCGTACGGACGATGCCGCCAACGCTACGCACCATTCTTTTAAAAAGGTTCTTCTTGATACTGAGCTGGCTTTCAGAGATGAGTTCGTCAATGGCTAACGTTTCCAGCATGGGCATCAACTGATCGACTTTACCAATGAGCTCCAGTAGTCGGCGACCAATCTTTCCAAGCATACGTACCTCAAGCGTGAGCGGTTCAATCACATAGGTTGCCAGGGAATCGATGTTGTTCTTGTGAAGCTCCTGCTCCACCCTGACCATTTCCTTGTCGATGCTGTCTATTTTTTCTTCGACAAGCTCAAGTACTTGCTTTTCAACCTGTTCGATATCGGTATCAGGTAAAGAAAGTCGGGCAATTTTGGAGATGTAGTGCATGTGGAGCTGCGTAATATCAAAATAGCGGAGGAACAGACGCTTTCCTTCTGGGCTGGAAAGGCTCATTTTGACGATGCGACCGGCTGACTCGACCGGGGCGAGTGACTCCAGCGCCTGGCGTTGCAGCAATTTTTGATTCATCTCGCCGTGATCCTGACGGATCACGCTGACGTTACCGTTTGTCGGATTCATCATCTTCCCCTCACTCGTTTGCCACTGCGTAGCCCCATGTTGGTCCATTTCCCTGCATGTTGTTGACCAATAAACTGCCGTTTTGACGGGGTATTTGCGTTGGTATTGCTAACCAATGAGCCAAAAAATGCTATTTGTAAGAGGATCTCTGCATCGTTTCCACATCTGCAAGTGTGCGGATAGATGCCTTGTCCGCCAACTAACCCGATCCAGGCTCCTTCGCTAGTTCATTTTCCTCTGACGCCGGACAGTGGCGATCACCTGGTTCATTTCCCTATATGTCTATTGCCGCGCCATGTGAAAGACCAGGGTTGACTTGGATGCGGTGCAGGCGACCATGGAAGCACATACCAACTCGTGCAACCGTAAAGGAGTGGAATATGAACCATGGCGAAATAGCGTTGCGTAATGCCCAAGCTGCTCCAGTCACCGTGCTGGGGCACCGCATAAAACGTATCCCTACCGCTGGGAAAATTCATGCCGGCATCCAGATCCTGACACCCGATGCGGCGAAACACCGGGATATTGTTGCCATTTATGAGCAGGGTGTGACGCAGAACATCTCGTTTCAGAAAATCTCTCATCGGATACTGGAGCAGTTTCCTCAGATTAAGAAACCCTTGATACCGAAAAATGTCCCCTGGTTTACCGTCCGCCCGGAAGACTTTCCCAATCGTGACATACCCGGACAGATCATGCATTTGTACGGGGAGGACCGTGGCGAAGGGCTGCGTCTGTACCGATTCCCGGTTATTTTTCCAACCGACATATGGCAGCTGTTCATGCCGCATGAGCTGGCGACATGGAGTGCCAACGAGAAGCGGTACTGGAGCGAGTATTCCGCCGACGGCCGGACACGGCATTGCATGATGTTCGTGCCGGCCAAGGTAGCGGCGGGCAGCACGCGGATCATCCGTACCTTCGGCGGACGAGCAAAGCAACTGCGGCCCGACAATCATGGCATTTGCGATCCTGAATGCTGCCCGCAATTCCAGGCACGGCAATGCAATCTCTCTGGGCGTTTTGTGTTCTACGTTCCTGGCGTCCAATCGATCGATGCCTTTGAACTGGCGACCAACAGCATCTATGCAATGAGCCGTGCCATTGAGCGGTTGGAAGCAGTGTCCTGTCTGCGTGGAGGGAAAATTGGAGGATACCTGGATTCAAATCGATCTACTTTCTACATCACGAAGATGTTGCGCGAGGTGTCGCGTATTGGTGATGATGGACGTCCTGTGAAGACCGCTCAATGGATCATCGAGCTCCAGGCCCCCATTGATGTCGCCGTGCTGCTGACGAATCAGTGCGATGGGGAGGCATTGCAGCTGACGGATCCATCACCAACCCTGTTGAATGGTACGGGTCCTGTCGAGCTTGAGCCGGCTAACGTCGCTGGAGATGAGCCTGGCGAACTGCCCGATTCCGCTGCGCGCATAGCAGCAGGTGACGATGGCGGCGCGACGGTACAGAATAGTGGTGCGTCGAATGCAGGGGCCGGGGAGGGTAGTTTAGAACCTACCGACTTGGGTGAAATGTGGGTCCTGCTGGGCGAGATGGGGATTGTTCGAAGCGATTTTGAGAGCTACGCTGCTAAGAAATGGGGGAGCGGCTGGCGTATCAACCCGCGTGGACGCGCACGCGTGTATGACGAGCTGAAGCGTCATACGAGTCACCCGGAAGGGTTGAAAGATCAGATCGAGACGGTGATTGGCCTAGTGTAATCGATGGGAGATGTCCGCAAAACTAGTTGCCTTGATGAGGTAAGAGTAGAGCCATACAGAAAATGACAGTTGAAAAAATCGCCGAGTAACACGTCGGCGATTCTGTAGGGGCGGTCAGACTATGATGTTTTCACACTGCGTTGTTTCTTCGTCTGTCGAACGTAGTGCCAGGTAATAGCCACTGCAACCACCGCAGCAGCAATGTCGATCGATATAATTATGTTGGCGAATGACATGCTATTCCTCCAGTTATTTCCCTGTGAAGAAAGTGTAGTTCATTTGCGCATAGCGGCAAGCCTATTCGGTTGTATTTTCTTCACTGCGGCTGCTGGGCTCTTGTGGCATTGTCCTGGATCCTTGCTTTATTTTTGTCTCCATGTCTTCGATGCCGGCGATAATGGTCGTACAGACACGGCAAACGACAAACAAGCCAAGGGCGACCAGAGCGGTGGTACGAGGAATGGCGCTGAATGCGCCCAGGACGGCGCTGGCGAATGATCCGGTTTCCAGGTGTTTAAGTGCCTGCAGGGCGGTTCGTTGGGCTTTCTTATTGAACGTAAAACGCATTTTCAATGCCTCCATTGAAAAAACGTGGCCCGCCTGACCGGGACACATATCCTCCTTAGTAGGAGGCAGTCCAGGTCAGGCTGGATGCCGGCAAGATACCGGCGTGAAGTAGTCATCCAGTCATCAGATCATGTGCCAGATGGCGTTTGTTGTTCCTCCAAAAGATAACTGGAATTGCCGTCATGAGTTCTGCGTTCAGGACCGGGAAGCAGGCCGCTATCTGCCTGCAGCTGAACTCTATGAAGGCTGGTATCCATGGCCATGCATGCACGCAGCCATTGCGCGAAATGGTAGCCATTTCTCCAGGCATGGCTTAGTGCAGGTGCTCCGAGCAACATGAGCGGCGGCTGCATGTAGCCGCGTACCGCATCTACCATGCCATCAGCTTCGGCATGAGCGGCCGCAGCATCCATTGCCTGCCGTGCGGCGCTCGAGTTGAACAGCCGGTTGGTCTGGGCCAGGATAAAACTGACCCGCGTAAAAAAGCTACGCATGGTTTTCTCCATTGAAAAAGATGAGAATCGAGGCGTTCGTGTCGATCAGTGGCAGGATCTTGGGTATTGCGATCCAGAATGCACTTCGCCGCACCTCGCCCTCCTACAACAGACCTTTCTCAGCAAACGAAAAAAAATCGGCGGAGCCGACAATGACATGGTCGAGCACCTCAATATCGATCAGGGCCATTGCTCTGCGAAGCGTTCGCGTCAAGTTCACATCGGCGTCACTGGGATCGGGGCAGCCCGATGGATGATTGTGTGCAAAAAGAATGAAGCAGGCGTTGTGGCGGAGTGCTGATTTGACCAGTTCGCGCGGATAGACGTTTGTGGTTGTTAAGGTGCCTACCGACAGGTCCTCGGTATCGATCAGACGCATCTTGACATCCAGATAGAGAGCCAGGAAGATCTCCCGCTCAACGCCGCAGTAGCGGATGGTGAGCCATTCACGCACTGTTTTTGGCGACGTCAAACTCCAGGTACGTTTCAATGGTTCAGCCAGATCTCGGAGGAGAATTTCCCGTGCGAGATCCAATTTGCGCCGCACTTTTTGATCATATGCAGGTGTCCCCAGGCAATTTGGCGTCGAGGTGGCATCTGTTCTTGCTGTGTTTCTTCGGTTTTTTGGCGCATCGACGAGCTCGCGGGCGAGTTCTTCACGCGACATGAGATGTAGAGAGGTCATGACGTTCTCCCAAAATGGATTAAAGAAAGGGAAAACGGTGTCCCACTTGGGAACGGTTTTCCCGACAGGGTATAGGCATTACGGGCAAAAAGTGGATTAACTTTGACGCGCCAGAACAGGCCGACGCGTACGCAGGATGGATCCTATGGATGAACATAGGCGGCCTCAACGCACTCAGCTTGGCTCTTTGAAGAAGACCAGCCAAAAGTACTTCCAATGACATACGGAGGCTTGAATAGCGGTCCGACCGTATCTATGATGAGCAGCATGCTTCCGTATGGCGCTTCTTTGCCAGCGGCCGTCACGTTGCGCGCATATGCATGGAGGATCGGGATTCTTATGTTGAGACTGGGAAACTCTATTCGATTGACGTCGAGAGACGTCGAACGCTTGACACATCTGACTCTGATTGAGCCAGAGGGGGTGAAAAGCATCGACGATCTCGACGTCTATGTCGAACGCTGCAAACAATATTACTGGGGCACATCACCCGACTCGCGGAAATTTCATCGGCTGATCGACGATACCGTCGCGTCCATCTGCAAGTCTGGCTAATTCGTCCCATCTATATGACCAGCTATCTGCCAGCTGGGTGATTACTGGTCGCCTTGGCGTCGTCCGGAGACGTGGCACCATTCGTTCCTGTTGGCTTGGCAGGTTGCCCTTTTCGCGCCACATCGCGCAGGCGTTCGGCTGCTGGTTCAGTGATACGCTGCTGTGCGCATGCAACCAGGGCGCTGCCGATGAGCCCGAAAAAACGTCGCGTCAGACTGTACGCCGTGGTAAATGGCACGGTGAACAGCATGCGCCCGCAGAAACGCAGGGCAACCGCAAGATGTTCCGCACGCAGCTGACGTTGCTTATGCATGCGAATCGATCGTTTCGCTTGAAGATACAGACCGAGATGGTCTGATCTGATCTCGCCATTGCTGTCGAGTAGACGGAGTACTTCGGCCGCCACGACTGGATCATTGATATTCCGGTAAAAG encodes the following:
- a CDS encoding AcaB family transcriptional regulator; its protein translation is MMNPTNGNVSVIRQDHGEMNQKLLQRQALESLAPVESAGRIVKMSLSSPEGKRLFLRYFDITQLHMHYISKIARLSLPDTDIEQVEKQVLELVEEKIDSIDKEMVRVEQELHKNNIDSLATYVIEPLTLEVRMLGKIGRRLLELIGKVDQLMPMLETLAIDELISESQLSIKKNLFKRMVRSVGGIVRTLKIGLQRKSAALANTNKTAAPKKNEPEQSDHPVVNASASDGQVAGDAISDSAHSNGMEMMTCESEAAMTPPAGVGAGEPAGPSEPIMPAIPEPV
- a CDS encoding JAB domain-containing protein, whose protein sequence is MTSLHLMSREELARELVDAPKNRRNTARTDATSTPNCLGTPAYDQKVRRKLDLAREILLRDLAEPLKRTWSLTSPKTVREWLTIRYCGVEREIFLALYLDVKMRLIDTEDLSVGTLTTTNVYPRELVKSALRHNACFILFAHNHPSGCPDPSDADVNLTRTLRRAMALIDIEVLDHVIVGSADFFSFAEKGLL
- a CDS encoding helix-turn-helix transcriptional regulator, giving the protein MRYPIRTLQQIRPLLVSFRKQAGLTQQALAEQLGITQQSYAQIEANPASTSVERLYLVLRLLGVELVLAGSNEPDQPDDMPPTLIGTPLSTPALPRPTKAGPNGPKQAKGIQAPAKITPPSAKKEIW
- a CDS encoding type II toxin-antitoxin system HipA family toxin, which produces MGRKAHTQRLNVWLNGTPVGFWDAMPGKYAFTYFDTWLADDASRPLSLSMPFKPHNEAYRGPMVQYYFDNLLPDSDQIRRRMALHFRTEGIEPYQLLAAVGRDCVGAIQLLPPDEQPVDLFSITGDVLDAAGVARLLRNTLADTPFGQAEDQTDLRLSIAGAQEKTALLWHQGQWNRPTGNTPTTHIVKLPMGLVGNMQADMRTSVENEWLCSHIMRAFGLPTASCTIETFDGMKALVVERFDRRRAQDGSWIVRLPQEDFCQATGTSPLQKYQSDGGPGITQIMDMLLGSTQAEIDRARFFKTQLIFWLLAATDGHAKNFSIFHLPNSQFQATPLYDVLSAHPIIGPGAHQLAHQRAKLAMAVRGSSNYYHIDQIQRRHWANHARQVGLGAAAAEAIIDEVLAGATGVVDTVAALLPQDFPVDVAEAIFHGLLRQCQRLRGMPT